One stretch of Xanthomonas sp. DAR 35659 DNA includes these proteins:
- a CDS encoding DUF4156 domain-containing protein → MRLPIALLLLASLAACTWVPMAPEGKTVRVLPPGQAPGGCEKRGEVVVSVKSNVGFYQRNPLRVREELETLARNEAPGVGANTVQAMGEPTDGDQRFAAYQCSVR, encoded by the coding sequence ATGCGCCTCCCGATCGCGTTGCTCCTGCTCGCCAGTCTCGCCGCCTGTACCTGGGTGCCGATGGCGCCGGAAGGCAAGACCGTGCGCGTGCTGCCGCCGGGGCAGGCGCCGGGCGGCTGCGAGAAGCGCGGCGAGGTGGTGGTCTCGGTCAAGAGCAATGTCGGCTTCTACCAGCGCAACCCGCTGCGGGTGCGCGAGGAACTGGAGACCCTGGCCCGCAACGAGGCCCCGGGCGTGGGCGCCAACACGGTGCAGGCAATGGGCGAACCGACCGACGGCGATCAGCGCTTTGCCGCCTACCAGTGCAGTGTTCGCTGA
- a CDS encoding M16 family metallopeptidase, giving the protein MTVSIRPRGALLAIALSTALGALSYAPPSEAAKRPAAAKVDIAYEQFTLPNGLRVIVHTDRKAPIVAVNLWYHVGAKDEPAGRTGFAHLFEHLMFQASENHRGEFFEPFKQVGATDQNGTTNSDRTNYFENVPTTALDTALWMESDRMGHLLGAIDQAALDEQRGVVQNEKRQGENQPYGQAWTKLGRALYPPGHPYHHTVIGSMNDLNAASLADVKQWFRTWYGPNNAVLVLAGDIDLATAKEKVARYFGDIPAGPTMAQPKVDVAQRTQSTRETMTDKVPQARIYRVWNVAQTGTADIDRLQLLAQVLGGAKSSRLDRRLVHEDKLVDQISASVWPSQLGSGFGIIATVKQGVDPARVEAAIDEEVRRLLDKGPDKDELARAKTAYRASFIRGIERIGGFGGKADALAECAVFTGDPGCFRTSLATIESTSARELKAVGRTWLSKGEHTLLVEPGERVALVEDPAVEPTPLNPPPADPKYRTLPSVVDRSAGPPKTLQFPELKFPALQRATLKNGTRVILAERHDIPVVQFSYEFPGGYSADQGRKSGTANFTMSMLDEGAGERDALGFADAADALGATLVAGASLDGSNAYLSALKENLAPSLALYADMLRRPRFEQKEIERIKASWIAGIRQEKAQPGAVAMRVLPPLLYGAGHPYAIPFSGKGTEAGIAALERADLVDFQRDWIRPEQATLIVVGDTTLAEVVPLLDAQFGDWKGEGAAPSLPAPATVARPAKSRVYLIDQPGAVQANLFAAQLIPPTTDPASVRFDAANGVLGGDFTSRLNMNLRENKHWSYGARSSASGALGQRPWAASAPVQIDKTAPALQEMQKEISAFASGKAPPTAVEVERIRNIQTLSLPGAYETASAVLGVIGGIVRYGRPDDYVFKRKAELEALTPAQVREAAATLDPNALTWVVVGDLKQIERPVRGLKLGEVTVIDADGQPQGAAVPAAPKR; this is encoded by the coding sequence ATGACCGTGTCGATCCGCCCAAGAGGGGCCTTGCTGGCCATTGCGTTGTCCACCGCGCTCGGCGCGCTGAGTTACGCGCCGCCGTCCGAGGCGGCGAAGCGACCGGCCGCCGCGAAGGTGGATATCGCCTACGAGCAATTCACCTTGCCCAACGGCCTGCGGGTGATCGTGCACACCGATCGCAAGGCGCCGATCGTGGCGGTCAATCTCTGGTACCACGTCGGCGCCAAGGACGAGCCGGCCGGACGCACCGGCTTCGCGCACCTGTTCGAGCACCTGATGTTCCAGGCCAGCGAGAACCACCGCGGCGAATTCTTCGAGCCGTTCAAGCAGGTGGGCGCCACCGACCAGAACGGCACCACCAACAGCGACCGCACCAATTACTTCGAGAACGTGCCGACCACCGCGTTGGACACCGCGCTGTGGATGGAATCCGACCGCATGGGCCACTTGCTCGGCGCCATCGACCAGGCCGCGCTCGACGAGCAGCGCGGCGTGGTCCAGAACGAGAAGCGGCAGGGCGAGAACCAGCCCTACGGCCAGGCCTGGACCAAGCTGGGCCGCGCGCTGTATCCGCCGGGCCATCCGTACCACCACACCGTGATCGGGTCGATGAACGACCTCAACGCGGCCTCGCTGGCCGACGTGAAGCAATGGTTCCGCACCTGGTACGGGCCGAACAACGCGGTGCTGGTGCTGGCCGGCGACATCGACCTGGCCACCGCCAAGGAGAAGGTGGCGCGCTACTTCGGCGACATCCCGGCCGGCCCGACCATGGCCCAGCCCAAGGTCGATGTGGCCCAGCGCACGCAATCCACCCGCGAGACGATGACCGACAAGGTGCCGCAGGCGCGCATCTACCGGGTCTGGAACGTGGCCCAGACCGGCACCGCGGATATCGACCGCCTGCAGCTGCTGGCGCAGGTATTGGGCGGGGCCAAGTCGTCGCGGCTGGACCGGCGTCTGGTGCACGAGGACAAGCTGGTCGACCAGATCAGCGCCAGCGTGTGGCCGTCGCAGCTGGGATCCGGGTTCGGCATCATCGCCACGGTCAAGCAGGGCGTGGACCCGGCCAGGGTCGAGGCGGCGATCGACGAGGAAGTGCGCCGGCTGCTCGACAAGGGGCCGGACAAGGACGAACTGGCGCGCGCCAAGACCGCGTACCGGGCCAGTTTCATCCGCGGCATCGAGCGCATCGGCGGCTTCGGCGGCAAGGCCGACGCGCTGGCCGAATGCGCGGTGTTCACCGGCGACCCCGGCTGCTTCCGCACCTCGCTGGCCACCATCGAGTCGACCAGCGCGCGCGAGCTGAAGGCGGTGGGCCGCACCTGGCTGAGCAAGGGCGAGCACACCCTGCTGGTGGAGCCGGGCGAGCGCGTGGCGCTGGTCGAGGACCCGGCGGTGGAGCCGACGCCGCTGAATCCGCCGCCGGCCGATCCGAAGTACCGAACCCTGCCCAGCGTGGTGGACCGCAGCGCCGGCCCGCCGAAGACCCTGCAGTTCCCGGAACTGAAGTTCCCGGCGTTGCAGCGCGCCACCTTGAAGAACGGCACGCGGGTGATCCTGGCCGAGCGCCATGACATCCCCGTGGTGCAGTTCAGCTACGAGTTCCCGGGCGGCTACAGCGCCGACCAGGGGCGCAAGTCGGGCACCGCCAACTTCACCATGAGCATGCTCGACGAGGGCGCCGGCGAGCGCGACGCGCTGGGCTTCGCCGACGCCGCCGACGCGCTGGGCGCCACCCTGGTCGCCGGCGCCTCGCTGGACGGCAGCAACGCCTACCTGTCGGCACTGAAGGAGAACCTGGCGCCGTCGCTGGCGCTGTACGCGGACATGCTGCGGCGGCCGCGCTTTGAACAGAAGGAGATCGAGCGGATCAAGGCGAGCTGGATCGCCGGCATCCGCCAGGAGAAGGCGCAGCCGGGCGCGGTGGCGATGCGCGTGCTGCCGCCGCTGCTGTACGGCGCCGGCCATCCGTACGCGATCCCGTTCAGCGGCAAGGGCACCGAGGCGGGGATCGCGGCGCTGGAGCGCGCCGACCTGGTCGACTTCCAGCGTGACTGGATCCGCCCCGAGCAGGCCACGCTGATCGTGGTCGGCGACACCACGCTGGCCGAGGTGGTGCCGCTGCTGGATGCGCAGTTCGGCGACTGGAAGGGCGAGGGCGCCGCGCCGTCGCTGCCGGCGCCGGCCACGGTCGCGCGGCCGGCCAAGTCGCGGGTGTACCTGATCGACCAGCCGGGTGCGGTGCAGGCCAATCTGTTCGCGGCGCAATTGATCCCGCCGACCACCGACCCGGCCTCTGTGCGCTTCGATGCCGCCAACGGCGTGCTCGGCGGCGACTTCACCTCGCGGCTGAACATGAATCTGCGCGAGAACAAGCATTGGTCCTACGGTGCGCGCAGTTCCGCCTCCGGTGCCCTGGGCCAGCGCCCGTGGGCGGCCAGCGCGCCGGTGCAGATCGACAAGACCGCGCCGGCGCTGCAGGAGATGCAGAAGGAGATCAGCGCCTTCGCCAGCGGCAAGGCGCCGCCGACCGCGGTGGAGGTGGAGCGCATCCGCAACATCCAGACGCTGAGCCTGCCCGGCGCCTACGAGACCGCCAGCGCAGTGCTCGGCGTCATCGGCGGCATCGTGCGCTACGGGCGTCCCGACGACTATGTGTTCAAGCGCAAGGCCGAGCTGGAGGCGCTGACCCCGGCGCAGGTGCGCGAGGCGGCGGCGACCCTGGACCCGAACGCGCTGACCTGGGTGGTGGTGGGCGACCTGAAGCAGATCGAGCGCCCGGTGCGCGGGCTGAAGCTGGGCGAGGTGACGGTGATCGACGCCGACGGCCAGCCGCAGGGCGCGGCCGTGCCGGCCGCGCCCAAGCGCTGA
- a CDS encoding TetR/AcrR family transcriptional regulator translates to MSGRTWRQDPNRKEAIEQAALRVILDHGVAGTTFRKVAEEAGVPLSATTYYFGSMHELLIAAFTRFSQEVSTDFAAEIRAAKNREQACDAVVNIIFAEGTASPRVLLLSYELYAFARRHPEMTAIMQQWMARSRAALETHFSAAAASAIDAFIEGATIHRSVVRMSRKRVRDAIVQLAAL, encoded by the coding sequence ATGAGCGGCAGGACCTGGCGCCAGGATCCAAACAGGAAGGAGGCCATCGAGCAGGCGGCGTTGCGCGTGATCCTGGATCACGGCGTCGCGGGGACGACCTTCCGCAAGGTCGCCGAGGAAGCGGGCGTTCCGCTCAGCGCCACCACGTATTACTTCGGCTCGATGCACGAATTGCTGATCGCCGCGTTCACCCGCTTTTCCCAGGAAGTCTCCACAGACTTCGCCGCCGAGATCCGCGCCGCGAAGAACCGTGAACAGGCTTGCGACGCGGTGGTCAACATCATCTTCGCCGAAGGCACGGCCTCGCCACGGGTGCTGCTGCTGAGCTACGAACTGTATGCCTTCGCCCGCCGTCATCCGGAGATGACCGCGATCATGCAGCAGTGGATGGCCAGAAGTAGAGCCGCATTGGAGACCCACTTCTCCGCCGCCGCGGCCAGCGCCATCGACGCCTTCATCGAAGGCGCGACGATCCATCGTTCGGTGGTGCGCATGAGCAGGAAGCGCGTGCGCGATGCGATCGTGCAACTCGCTGCGCTGTAA
- a CDS encoding AraC family transcriptional regulator, which translates to MASSPPKTADDWVRIRRDQETGIESVHSHFQGHAYDPHDHDEVLVGVTLQGVQRFHCHRSLHTSTPGRAILIEPGAVHDGHAPAAEGFTYAMLYLPQPWVAGMLQRLGQHDISAIQPAFRSTLTNDAMLSAAIRQAFLAIHQHEGRLARDQSLDRMMDLLSPHLSAETRSPSESAQRMARAREFLHAYMERDVGLDELASHAGLDRFRLTRQFQRAFGLSPHAYLIRLRLRVARALLANGQEPADVATQVGFADQSHLGRWFKRAYRLTPAAYRRQCADPAAQAF; encoded by the coding sequence ATGGCATCGTCCCCACCGAAGACCGCCGACGACTGGGTCAGGATCCGCCGCGACCAGGAAACCGGCATCGAAAGCGTGCATTCGCATTTCCAGGGGCATGCCTACGACCCGCACGATCACGACGAAGTGCTGGTCGGGGTGACCCTGCAGGGCGTGCAGCGCTTCCATTGCCATCGGTCGCTGCACACCAGCACGCCCGGACGCGCCATCCTCATCGAACCCGGCGCGGTTCACGACGGGCACGCGCCCGCGGCGGAGGGCTTCACCTACGCGATGCTCTATCTCCCGCAACCCTGGGTGGCCGGCATGCTGCAACGGCTCGGCCAGCACGACATTTCCGCGATCCAGCCGGCATTCCGCAGCACCTTGACCAACGACGCGATGCTTAGCGCGGCGATCCGCCAGGCGTTTCTGGCGATCCATCAGCATGAAGGCCGCCTGGCGCGCGACCAGAGCCTGGACCGGATGATGGACCTGCTGTCCCCGCATCTGTCCGCCGAAACGCGCAGTCCCTCCGAGTCGGCGCAGCGGATGGCGCGGGCGCGGGAGTTCCTGCACGCGTACATGGAGCGCGACGTCGGCCTCGACGAGCTGGCCAGCCACGCCGGGCTGGACCGGTTTCGCCTCACCCGGCAGTTCCAGCGCGCGTTCGGCCTCTCGCCGCACGCCTATCTTATCCGGCTGCGGCTGCGCGTGGCCCGCGCCCTGCTGGCCAATGGCCAGGAGCCGGCGGACGTGGCCACCCAGGTCGGGTTCGCCGACCAGAGCCATCTCGGCCGCTGGTTCAAGCGCGCCTATCGGCTCACGCCGGCCGCGTACCGGCGACAGTGCGCCGATCCAGCTGCACAGGCGTTCTAG
- a CDS encoding DUF2000 family protein: MALIVRNDLAIWQRLNVVAFLATGIAVAAPEAIGDPYVDANGHRYGAMLGQPMLIFEADLGGLQAAHRLGLTREITVLPYVFAMFSTGHDDANRQAFAAEDPAAPNLVGLGLRGPRKAIEKATKGLSLHR; the protein is encoded by the coding sequence GTGGCCCTGATCGTCCGCAACGACCTGGCGATCTGGCAACGCCTGAACGTGGTCGCCTTCCTGGCCACGGGCATCGCCGTGGCCGCCCCCGAGGCGATCGGCGATCCCTATGTCGATGCCAACGGCCATCGCTACGGCGCCATGCTCGGCCAGCCGATGCTGATCTTCGAAGCCGATCTCGGCGGCCTCCAGGCCGCGCACCGGTTGGGGCTCACCCGCGAGATCACCGTGCTGCCGTACGTGTTCGCCATGTTCTCGACCGGCCACGACGACGCCAATCGCCAGGCATTCGCGGCCGAAGATCCTGCCGCCCCGAACCTGGTGGGGCTGGGCCTGCGCGGGCCGCGAAAGGCCATCGAAAAGGCCACAAAGGGCCTGTCGCTGCATCGCTGA
- a CDS encoding RHS repeat domain-containing protein — MNAFVRFALLSILFLAVIGHASAEGWIRLDGPPSNSYQAPAAFDLKVNWGATTTGPKAEYIDGLRLLRNGTVVTIQAGGVYREVGLSPGTYYYELRADAVRNLPDGDQARRSLVSAVGPITVSAPPAPFDGAEFTGVQIPGPLQHRTPYTFSATVRNTGNTTWPAGYEYQLGGAHDSYAGTWSFANVPVPHPVSPGGSVTFNINVTAPPPGEYGFQLQMIRNGVGRFGAASGLATLWVNGPINKAQFVDQNVPSQMEAGKFYNVSLRMNNAGNTTWSSAARYALGAVNDNTIWGTGRLSLPGDVGPGATAVINARVRAPTTPGAYNFQWQMVQDGVEWFGVPTANVAVTVVAPPSVVTGNIDGLSDDENALVGWACSTNRNDSIDVHLYARGAAGQGVFVASTRADQSSEPAVASACGASGANYRFKLPLSYTARREHVGQPLYVHGISPVGGANNLIGGSGTFRMPSVPVGSIVVNPNPCTIAWGQSTCSSTVQWLVSKGTAQLLGVTGAGAATQLAQGPGGSVALDSIPAEGMLLRVVSQGETIAEVRASAVAGVRPGEVLSRSEITYDELGRVIARTDAAGNTSRSRYDGNGRVIERSSAGNEKTLLSYDALGRAISSADAAGAVTKIRYDAMDRVISVVDPRGLETSYERDGFGRSWRTVSPDAGSSTYHYQAPSRVVRSIRSDGIETVIQYDELGRIISSSAAGDDRLWTYDSCTNGIGRICSAVNHASTVAMSYAPDGQLAERSEDFALPGVAKTAMQIGYDSAGRLSSITYPDGTVAGYGYSGAWLSAMSMKVAGVVQGVVSNAQYNAEGRLARLTIFNGLVYSNSFDTAGRLSRRVAYRTTDGAALQDIGYHYDAVGRIASIDDMLDAQMTQSIAYDSAGRLASLARAGITHTMQYDANGNWLTYTDGQSLRQYAIDAGSNRLSGYQTNRPGDADRAYGYDATGSRISEDAPGDRRTYTYDGFNRLSGAVVNGVETRYFVNALGQRTSKTVSGAGATTLAFLGQNLLLADHDASGWSNYLWFNGDLVGVARNGQIYAVRTDHLGRPEFATDGSAQVVWKAYNYAYGRTVIQDQMGGIRLGLPGQYFDSETGLWYNGYRDYDPVIGRYLQSDPLGLTGGVNTYSYANFNPISRIDPLGLKDYDACETRAELDKVVMQLNKVPQVPLNSWRLGTVAWNHSAGGKFDYKIRQPTDTFMISGVRYSAPAFGNYAAGYMAAWFDTQGFGYESVRKAGVFYDYIDGRSDGDLDSIEDINAGYEMGNRERASGQRNTCGCGK, encoded by the coding sequence ATGAACGCATTCGTTCGATTCGCCCTCCTCTCAATACTGTTCTTGGCGGTGATCGGCCATGCGTCTGCCGAAGGCTGGATTCGCCTTGATGGGCCTCCCAGCAACAGCTACCAGGCACCTGCCGCATTTGATCTGAAAGTCAACTGGGGGGCCACTACTACCGGCCCAAAGGCGGAGTACATCGATGGACTTCGGCTGCTGCGCAACGGGACAGTCGTCACCATTCAAGCGGGTGGTGTGTACAGGGAGGTGGGCCTTAGCCCAGGCACCTACTACTATGAATTGCGTGCGGACGCAGTGCGTAACCTTCCTGATGGTGATCAGGCGCGTCGTTCACTGGTTTCCGCGGTGGGACCAATCACGGTCAGCGCTCCTCCAGCACCGTTTGATGGTGCGGAGTTCACGGGCGTGCAGATTCCCGGGCCGCTGCAGCATCGGACACCCTATACGTTCTCCGCGACGGTGCGTAATACGGGTAACACCACTTGGCCGGCGGGCTATGAGTATCAGTTGGGAGGAGCTCACGACAGCTATGCTGGGACATGGTCCTTCGCCAACGTCCCAGTCCCCCATCCGGTGAGCCCTGGTGGATCGGTCACATTCAATATCAACGTGACCGCGCCCCCGCCAGGTGAATATGGCTTCCAGTTGCAGATGATCAGAAATGGCGTCGGGCGCTTCGGTGCTGCGTCGGGCTTAGCAACGCTGTGGGTAAACGGGCCGATTAACAAGGCGCAGTTCGTAGACCAGAATGTGCCTTCTCAGATGGAAGCAGGAAAGTTCTACAACGTGTCGCTACGGATGAACAACGCCGGCAACACGACGTGGAGTTCAGCTGCGCGCTATGCACTAGGGGCAGTGAATGACAACACCATCTGGGGTACCGGTCGTCTTTCACTGCCTGGCGATGTCGGTCCCGGAGCCACCGCGGTGATTAACGCCCGGGTCCGGGCGCCGACGACGCCTGGGGCGTACAACTTCCAGTGGCAAATGGTGCAGGACGGAGTGGAGTGGTTTGGGGTCCCCACTGCAAATGTAGCTGTAACTGTCGTTGCACCCCCTTCCGTGGTGACCGGAAATATCGATGGGCTTTCGGACGATGAAAACGCGCTAGTGGGCTGGGCGTGCAGCACGAATCGAAACGACTCCATCGACGTCCATCTTTACGCGCGCGGTGCAGCTGGGCAAGGGGTGTTTGTCGCCAGTACGCGCGCAGATCAATCCAGTGAGCCCGCTGTCGCTTCCGCCTGCGGGGCTTCCGGAGCAAACTACCGGTTCAAGCTGCCGCTGAGCTACACGGCGCGCCGTGAACATGTCGGTCAGCCGCTCTACGTTCACGGCATTTCGCCTGTAGGTGGTGCTAACAATCTTATCGGTGGGTCCGGTACGTTTCGCATGCCTTCGGTGCCGGTCGGCAGCATCGTGGTCAACCCCAATCCGTGCACGATCGCATGGGGGCAGTCCACCTGCTCCTCGACGGTCCAATGGCTGGTGTCCAAGGGAACTGCTCAGCTTCTGGGTGTAACGGGAGCGGGCGCTGCGACGCAATTGGCGCAGGGGCCGGGCGGCAGTGTGGCGCTGGACAGCATCCCCGCAGAGGGAATGCTGTTGCGGGTCGTAAGCCAAGGGGAAACGATTGCAGAGGTGCGTGCCTCGGCAGTGGCAGGCGTGCGGCCGGGCGAGGTGCTGTCGAGGTCGGAGATCACCTACGACGAACTGGGGCGCGTCATTGCCCGAACAGACGCAGCGGGGAACACGAGCCGCAGCCGCTACGACGGCAATGGTCGGGTGATTGAGCGCAGCAGTGCAGGCAATGAAAAGACGCTACTGAGCTACGATGCCCTGGGGCGCGCGATTTCTTCCGCGGACGCGGCTGGAGCGGTCACAAAGATCCGCTACGACGCCATGGATCGCGTGATTTCGGTGGTCGATCCACGCGGATTGGAGACCTCCTACGAACGCGATGGGTTTGGTCGTTCGTGGCGTACCGTGAGTCCCGATGCGGGTAGCAGCACATATCACTATCAGGCCCCGAGTCGTGTAGTGCGGAGCATCCGATCCGATGGTATCGAAACGGTCATCCAATACGACGAGCTTGGGCGGATTATCTCGAGTTCGGCTGCTGGTGATGATCGGCTGTGGACCTATGATAGCTGTACAAATGGCATTGGCAGGATATGTTCGGCCGTCAATCACGCTTCCACTGTAGCAATGTCCTATGCTCCGGATGGGCAGTTGGCTGAGCGTTCGGAAGACTTTGCGCTGCCCGGCGTTGCAAAAACGGCTATGCAGATCGGATATGACTCTGCAGGTAGGCTGTCGAGCATCACCTATCCCGATGGGACCGTTGCGGGCTATGGGTACAGCGGTGCCTGGCTGTCCGCGATGAGCATGAAGGTAGCCGGGGTCGTACAGGGCGTTGTTTCCAATGCTCAGTACAACGCGGAAGGGCGGTTGGCTCGGTTGACGATTTTCAACGGACTGGTCTACAGCAATTCGTTCGATACAGCGGGTCGGCTGTCGCGTCGCGTCGCATATCGCACGACGGATGGAGCGGCGCTACAGGACATCGGCTATCACTATGATGCGGTCGGAAGAATAGCCTCCATCGATGACATGCTCGATGCGCAGATGACGCAGTCCATTGCTTACGACAGTGCCGGTCGCCTTGCTTCACTTGCGCGTGCGGGAATTACCCACACGATGCAGTACGACGCCAATGGCAACTGGTTGACATACACGGATGGGCAGTCCTTGCGGCAGTACGCAATTGACGCAGGCAGTAATCGGCTGTCTGGCTATCAGACGAACCGTCCCGGCGATGCTGATCGCGCATATGGCTATGATGCTACGGGTAGCCGCATCAGTGAGGACGCTCCGGGTGATCGGCGCACCTACACCTACGATGGCTTCAATCGCCTATCAGGTGCTGTGGTGAATGGGGTGGAGACCCGGTACTTCGTCAATGCCCTCGGTCAGCGGACGTCCAAGACGGTGTCGGGCGCAGGGGCGACGACGCTGGCTTTTCTCGGGCAGAACCTCCTGCTTGCAGATCATGATGCATCCGGCTGGTCCAACTATCTATGGTTCAACGGGGATTTGGTTGGCGTCGCGCGTAACGGGCAGATCTACGCAGTGCGTACAGACCACTTGGGCAGGCCAGAGTTTGCGACAGATGGTTCGGCACAGGTTGTATGGAAGGCCTACAACTATGCCTACGGGCGCACGGTCATCCAAGACCAGATGGGGGGCATCAGACTGGGCCTGCCTGGGCAGTACTTCGACTCCGAGACGGGACTCTGGTACAACGGCTATCGAGACTACGATCCAGTCATTGGCCGATATCTGCAGAGTGACCCCCTGGGTCTAACAGGGGGAGTGAATACATACAGCTATGCTAATTTTAATCCTATCTCGCGCATTGATCCGCTTGGTTTGAAGGATTACGACGCATGCGAAACTCGAGCCGAGCTGGACAAAGTCGTCATGCAGCTAAACAAGGTACCACAAGTGCCACTCAATTCGTGGCGTCTAGGCACAGTAGCGTGGAATCATTCCGCAGGTGGAAAATTCGACTACAAAATTCGACAGCCAACGGACACATTCATGATTTCCGGAGTGCGTTACTCAGCTCCGGCCTTTGGAAATTACGCGGCAGGATATATGGCAGCTTGGTTCGATACCCAAGGATTTGGCTATGAGTCGGTTCGAAAGGCGGGCGTCTTCTACGATTACATCGACGGCAGGAGTGATGGCGATCTAGACAGTATTGAGGATATTAATGCAGGCTATGAAATGGGTAATAGGGAGCGCGCTAGCGGACAAAGAAACACTTGTGGATGTGGGAAATAA
- a CDS encoding DUF1349 domain-containing protein yields MANSGKQDVDVGRRATLGGLAAGGVVLATGGARAAAPSAWEAGTWLNAPKVHRVLAGDVLEVVTDKGTDFWRETHYGFTRDSGHFLGIAAPAGFTCQLRVRGKFEQLYDQAGIMVRVDERRWVKAGIELSDGRAMLSSVLTDGRSDWATGPYETDASDFWMRATVDNGVLRLQVSRDGKYWPLVRLCPFPMASKYLVGPMTCTPEREGLKVRFSDWKLGPVLGKDLHDLS; encoded by the coding sequence ATGGCGAATTCTGGGAAGCAGGATGTGGATGTCGGCCGCAGGGCGACCCTGGGCGGCCTGGCCGCGGGCGGCGTAGTGCTGGCCACCGGCGGCGCGCGCGCGGCGGCGCCTTCCGCCTGGGAGGCGGGCACCTGGCTCAATGCGCCCAAGGTCCATCGCGTATTGGCCGGCGACGTGCTTGAAGTGGTCACCGACAAGGGCACCGATTTCTGGCGCGAGACCCACTATGGCTTCACCCGCGACAGCGGCCACTTTCTCGGCATCGCCGCGCCGGCGGGTTTCACTTGCCAACTCCGCGTTCGCGGAAAGTTCGAGCAGCTCTACGATCAGGCCGGGATCATGGTGCGGGTCGACGAGCGCCGCTGGGTCAAGGCCGGCATCGAACTGAGCGACGGGCGGGCCATGCTCAGCAGCGTGCTGACCGATGGCCGCTCCGACTGGGCCACCGGTCCGTACGAGACGGACGCGTCGGATTTCTGGATGCGCGCCACGGTGGACAACGGCGTGCTGCGCCTGCAGGTCTCGCGCGACGGCAAATACTGGCCGCTGGTTCGTCTGTGTCCATTCCCGATGGCCTCGAAGTACCTGGTCGGCCCGATGACCTGTACGCCGGAACGCGAAGGGCTGAAGGTGCGGTTCTCCGACTGGAAGCTTGGGCCGGTGCTGGGCAAGGACCTGCACGACCTGTCCTGA
- a CDS encoding tRNA (cytidine(34)-2'-O)-methyltransferase: protein MIATPTLHVLLFQPEIPPNTGNAIRLCANTGAQLHLIEPLGFDLGDKQLKRAGLDYHEYARLQVHASLDAALQSIAPRRLFALSTRSTTRYDAPTFADGDAFLFGPETRGLPAEVLEQVPPAQRLRLPMRPHNRSLNLSNAVAVVVFEAWRQLGFPGAD from the coding sequence ATGATCGCCACGCCCACGCTGCACGTCCTGCTGTTCCAACCCGAAATACCGCCCAACACGGGCAATGCCATCCGCCTTTGCGCCAATACCGGCGCGCAGCTGCACCTGATCGAGCCGCTCGGCTTCGACCTCGGCGACAAGCAGCTCAAACGCGCCGGCCTGGACTACCACGAGTACGCACGCCTGCAGGTACACGCCTCGCTGGACGCCGCGCTGCAGTCCATCGCCCCGCGCCGCCTGTTCGCGCTCAGTACCCGCAGCACCACCCGCTACGACGCGCCGACCTTCGCCGACGGCGATGCCTTCCTGTTCGGCCCGGAGACCCGCGGCCTGCCCGCCGAGGTCCTGGAGCAGGTGCCGCCGGCGCAGCGACTGCGCCTGCCGATGCGCCCGCACAACCGCAGCCTCAACCTGTCCAACGCGGTGGCGGTGGTGGTGTTCGAGGCGTGGCGGCAACTGGGCTTTCCTGGCGCCGACTGA